From Rutidosis leptorrhynchoides isolate AG116_Rl617_1_P2 chromosome 3, CSIRO_AGI_Rlap_v1, whole genome shotgun sequence, a single genomic window includes:
- the LOC139901484 gene encoding F-box protein SNE-like: protein MLQICATISLPIEKKPMFPINDHTDILIEILQRLDGRTLALAACVCQKWCSIVSDDSLWEHLCFQQLTPHLIRIRPVVLALGGYKRLYIACVRPVMSRLKRKRISNGNESDLVRRVWNRHEVELSLSLFCVQYYERLFGGESPAKSLKFLLV from the coding sequence ATGTTGCAAATTTGTGCAACCATTTCGCTACCAATAGAGAAAAAACCAATGTTTCCAATAAATGATCACACTGACATATTAATCGAAATATTGCAAAGGCTCGATGGACGGACACTTGCCTTAGCAGCTTGTGTATGTCAAAAATGGTGTTCCATTGTTAGTGACGATTCATTATGGGAACATTTATGCTTTCAACAACTGACACCACATTTGATTCGAATTCGACCGGTTGTTTTAGCCTTAGGAGGATATAAGAGATTGTACATAGCGTGTGTACGCCCTGTGATGAGTAGACTTAAAAGGAAACGAATTAGTAACGGAAATGAGTCGGATTTGGTACGACGTGTGTGGAACCGACATGAAGTGGAATTATCGTTGTCGTTGTTTTGTGTCCAGTATTATGAGAGATTGTTTGGTGGTGAGTCTCCGGCTAAATCCCTCAAGTTTTTGCTTGTGTGA